One window from the genome of Oreochromis niloticus isolate F11D_XX linkage group LG20, O_niloticus_UMD_NMBU, whole genome shotgun sequence encodes:
- the LOC102082660 gene encoding heavy metal-binding protein HIP-like isoform X2, protein MYSALLHRLDTDISVCHSKAQIISSGNDSSDETDLADTQRPSIEGSEEDLVLQTDIWVELLALRDLVVEQSVELRYLKDRVTVLDSLVEDLQKENTVMEARMTAAEILVEELQMKNDAQARDLGIAQQNISSIQETLTVCELHVEEVEKQQEAQARELAAAHLELSAMRETLTVSELRVEMLEKQREVVKVAFSASLLESGEGNIEYGSEFATLIFRNVFTNTGNHYNPNTGYFTAPVRGVYYFRFTGHMAYSEKNMRMRLVKNSNAMVFIGDCKTPSTDPEDNASNGVVLQLEVGDVVSVQLSDSVWDDQYHRTTFSGFLLFPS, encoded by the exons ATGTACTCCGCTCTCTTGCACAGACTGGACACTGATATCAGTGTTTGCCACTCAAA GGCCCAAATAATCAGCAGCGGCAATGATTCTTCTGATGAGACAGATTTGGCTGACACACAGAGGCCCAGCATTGAGGGAAGTGAAGAAGATCTGGTGCTTCAGACTGACATCTGGGTTGAGCTGTTGGCTCTGAGAGACTTGGTGGTGGAGCAAAGTGTAGAGCTTAGATACTTGAAAGACAGAGTAACAGTTCTGGATAGCCTGGTGGAGGACttacagaaagaaaatacaG TCATGGAGGCCAGGATGACTGCAGCTGAGATCCTGGTTGAAGAACTGCAGATGAAGAATGATG CTCAAGCTAGAGATCTTGGAATAGCTCAGCAGAATATCAGCTCTATCCAGGAAACACTGACAGTCTGTGAACTTCAcgtggaggaggtggagaaaCAGCAGGAAG CTCAAGCTAGAGAGCTTGCAGCAGCTCACCTGGAGCTCAGTGCTATGAGGGAGACGCTGACAGTCAGTGAACTTCGTGTGGAAATGCTGGAGAAACAGCGGGAAG TAGTGAAAGTGGCTTTTTCTGCCTCCCTCCTGGAATCTGGGGAAGGTAACATTGAATATGGCTCAGAATTTGCAACACTCATCTTCAGAAATGTCTTTACCAACACTGGAAACCACTACAACCCAAACACAG GTTACTTCACTGCACCAGTAAGAGGAGTCTACTACTTTAGATTTACTGGCCATATGGCATACTCTGAGAAAAATATGAGGATGAGACTTGTCAAAAATTCTAATGCCATGGTTTTCATTGGGGACTGTAAAACTCCATCCACTGATCCTGAGGACAATGCATCCAATGGTGTGGTGTTGCAGTTAGAAGTGGGAGATGTTGTTTCAGTACAACTGTCTGATAGTGTTTGGGATGACCAGTACCACAGAACAACTTTTAGTGgctttctgctctttccttcATAA
- the LOC102082660 gene encoding heavy metal-binding protein HIP-like isoform X1 produces MNMRTFMALLMVLLLCHLCRAQIISSGNDSSDETDLADTQRPSIEGSEEDLVLQTDIWVELLALRDLVVEQSVELRYLKDRVTVLDSLVEDLQKENTVMEARMTAAEILVEELQMKNDAQARDLGIAQQNISSIQETLTVCELHVEEVEKQQEAQARELAAAHLELSAMRETLTVSELRVEMLEKQREVVKVAFSASLLESGEGNIEYGSEFATLIFRNVFTNTGNHYNPNTGYFTAPVRGVYYFRFTGHMAYSEKNMRMRLVKNSNAMVFIGDCKTPSTDPEDNASNGVVLQLEVGDVVSVQLSDSVWDDQYHRTTFSGFLLFPS; encoded by the exons ATGAACATGAGGACTTTCATGGCTTTATTAATGGTTCTCCTGCTTTGCCATCTTTGCAGGGCCCAAATAATCAGCAGCGGCAATGATTCTTCTGATGAGACAGATTTGGCTGACACACAGAGGCCCAGCATTGAGGGAAGTGAAGAAGATCTGGTGCTTCAGACTGACATCTGGGTTGAGCTGTTGGCTCTGAGAGACTTGGTGGTGGAGCAAAGTGTAGAGCTTAGATACTTGAAAGACAGAGTAACAGTTCTGGATAGCCTGGTGGAGGACttacagaaagaaaatacaG TCATGGAGGCCAGGATGACTGCAGCTGAGATCCTGGTTGAAGAACTGCAGATGAAGAATGATG CTCAAGCTAGAGATCTTGGAATAGCTCAGCAGAATATCAGCTCTATCCAGGAAACACTGACAGTCTGTGAACTTCAcgtggaggaggtggagaaaCAGCAGGAAG CTCAAGCTAGAGAGCTTGCAGCAGCTCACCTGGAGCTCAGTGCTATGAGGGAGACGCTGACAGTCAGTGAACTTCGTGTGGAAATGCTGGAGAAACAGCGGGAAG TAGTGAAAGTGGCTTTTTCTGCCTCCCTCCTGGAATCTGGGGAAGGTAACATTGAATATGGCTCAGAATTTGCAACACTCATCTTCAGAAATGTCTTTACCAACACTGGAAACCACTACAACCCAAACACAG GTTACTTCACTGCACCAGTAAGAGGAGTCTACTACTTTAGATTTACTGGCCATATGGCATACTCTGAGAAAAATATGAGGATGAGACTTGTCAAAAATTCTAATGCCATGGTTTTCATTGGGGACTGTAAAACTCCATCCACTGATCCTGAGGACAATGCATCCAATGGTGTGGTGTTGCAGTTAGAAGTGGGAGATGTTGTTTCAGTACAACTGTCTGATAGTGTTTGGGATGACCAGTACCACAGAACAACTTTTAGTGgctttctgctctttccttcATAA